The DNA window CCGGAAAAACCCATGGCGCGACCCTGCCCGCATTCGACGTCGAAACCTTCGGCATCCCGGAAATCGTTGAAGACGCTGTCGAGCGCATCAAGCCCATAAGCCTTGGCCGCCAGGATGATCTGCATCAGCCAGGGCACGAGAAAGCTTCGCCCAGGCTGCGACAGGACGTCCGTTTCCTTGCGCAGGTCGTTGAGGCCGACGACGAGGCAATCGAGCCGTGCCCCCGGCATGCAGCCGGATTCGGCGATCGCCCCGACATTCAGCACGCCGCGCGGCGTCTCGATCATCGCCCAGATGCGCAGCTCCTCCGGCGCCTGTGCATCGGCAAGCAGATCGCTGGTCTCAGCGATAACTCGAGGCTCGTCCACCTTCGGCAGGAGAACGGCGTCGGGCAAAAGCGCCTTGACCAGATCGAGATCCGCCGCCCCGAATTCAGATGACAAAGAATTGATGCGGATGACCCTTTCCTTGCCCGCAAGCGGCGGCCCGGCAAAAAAAGCACGCAGATTTTCCCGCGCTTGCCCCTTGTTCTCGGGCGCGACCGAATCCTCCAGATCGAAAATAACGGCATCACAATCAAGGGAATGGCTCTTTTCGAGGGCGCGCAGATTGATGGCGGGCACACTCAGCACCGAGCGGCGCAGACTTAAGGAACGGAAAGGCGGGATTTGGTTCATCAGCCATTAGTGCCAAGCTTCTCAGAACGCGGCAAGACAACAAAAAGCCATGCTTGCCTTGCAGACAGAAAAAAGAAGAACCACATTCCTTTCGGTAGAAAGGTTTCAAACCATGCAGAACATTCGCTCCATCTTCTTCATGCTTGCCGGCGCCACCTTCTTTGTCGCCATGCTGCTTCTCACCTTCTCGGTGACGCTTGCCGTCGGCGGCATCCTGACCGTGCTCATGGTCGGACGCGCGCTTTCGATGAAGATGAAGCCCGCCCCCGTCCGCGCCAAGGCAAACAACGGTAAGCCGGAAATGCGCATCTGGAACGATGGTCGCGGCACGATCATCGATCTCTAAGACCTGCCTTCAAAAAACTCGCCGACACTGTCGGATCATGCTTCCGTGATACGTCTTTGAAGCAGCCAGGCTTTCAGCCGGCGCTCAAAAACGATGGAGGACGAGCATGGATACGACGACGGAAAACAAACCGGCCAAGTTGCCGCCGGTGAAGAATGGCCTGCTGCCCTATCTCACTGTCGATGGCGCAGTAAAAGCCGCGGAATTCTACAAGAAGGCCTTCGGCGCCGAAGAGGCCCACAGGGTGCCGGTCGATGAAAGCGGCCGGACGATGCACATTCATCTCTATATCAATGACAGCTCCTTCATGCTGGCGGATGCCTATCCTGAATACGGCCATCCCTTCAAAGGCCATGAAGGCTTCGCCATCCAGCTTGTTATCGACGATATCGATTTCTGGTGGGATCGTGCGGTGGCCGCCGGCGCTGAAGTCGTCATGCCGGTCGAACTGATGTTCTGGGGTGACCGCTACGGCCAGCTTCGCGATCCGTTCGGCGTCCTCTGGGGCTTGAACGCGCCCGCCGAGTAACAGGCCGTGCACCGTCGCCAGGCCACGCGAACGTCGCGTGGCCGCCACTTTAGAAAGATTCTCCTTCATTTCGGCAAAAAACTGGACTAGATGCACATTCAGGAAAGTAGATTTGCTGAATGGAGCATGGGTCATGGATAAATTCGTGAAGCTCACGGGCGTTGCAGCGCCCCTGCCGGTCGTCAACATCGACACCGACATGATCATTCCGAAGGACTATCTGAAGACCATTAAGCGTACGGGTCTCGGCAAGGGCCTTTTCGCCGAAGCCCGCTACAATGAAGACGGCTCCGAAAATCCCGATTTCGTGCTGAACAAGCCGGCCTATCGCGACGCCAAGATCCTTGTCGCCGGCGACAATTTCGGCTGCGGTTCCTCGCGCGAACACGCTCCTTGGGCGCTGCTCGATTTCGGCATCCGCTGCGTGATCTCCACGAGCTTCGCCGACATTTTCTACAACAACTGCTTCAAGAACGGCATCCTGCCGATCAAGGTCAGCCAGGAAGATCTCGACAAGCTGATGGACGACGCCTCGCGCGGCTCCAATGCCATCCTCACGGTGGACCTCGAGAACCTCGAGATCACCGGCCCCGATGGCGGCTCCATCAAATTTGATCTCGACGAGTTCAAGCGCCACTGCCTGCTGAACGGCCTCGATGATATCGGTCTGACGCTGGAAAAGGGCAAGGCGATCGATGAGTTCGAAAAGAAGAACGCCGCGTCGCACCCATGGGCCGCTTAAGCCCTGACGAATTGCCGATTGATCAAGCCGGGCTTTCGCCCGGCTTTTTCTTTCACACGCGCAAGGACGCTGCAACATCCTCGCCGCAGCTCAGAGAAATTTCTCTTTCCAGAGTTTCAGTTTTTCCAGCGACACGCCGATGCCGCCGCAGACTTCGATGAGCGGGCTGTCAAAGCGCTGAAGCAGACCGGCATGCACATCGGCAACGGCCAGCGCCGCACCGCAGGCCGGCTCCACGAGGAGGCGGTGCGCATCGGCAAACTTCAGGCAGGCGGCAACGGCATCGCCGTCGCTGACGACGACGCTTTCGATCGGATGCTGCTTCGGCAGCTCGAAGACATGCTGCGCCACCTGCCGTGCACCGAGCGACGTGGCGATTGAGGTGATGGCTGGGAGGGTAACACGCTCGTTCGCCTGCAGGCTTTTATGTAGCGAAGCCGCCCCTTCGGTTTCAACCGCGATGACGGGAAGGTCGGTTAGGCCGTTTCGCTTCAGCCCTTCGACAATGCCGGCAAGCAGTCCGCCGCCGCCGACACTGGTGACGACGCAGTCGAATGTCGCACCCTTGGCCAGGACCTCATCGATCAGCGTGGCATGACCATCCCACAGAAGCGGATGGTCGAACGGATGCACATAGCTCGCCTTGCAGCTGCGGGCGAGTTCGATCGCATAGGCATTGGCTTCGTCGAAAACCGCTCCATGGACAAGCACATTCGCACCGGTTGCGGCAATCGTCTCCCGAACATCGGCCGCCGTCGTCTCCGGCACGACGATCGTGACCGGCACGCCGAGCGCCCGGCCGGCAAAGGCCGCGGCAATACCGGCATTGCCGCCCGAGGCGCAGAAGATCTCGCGCGCGCCTTTTTCCACCTCGTGCTGGCAAAGCCGGCCAACGCCACGCAGCTTGAAGCTGCCGGAAGGCTGAAGTGCATCGAGCTTCAGCCAGAGCGGCTTGCCGCTGGCGCTGTAGCCAGATGCTGTTCGAACCAGAGGCGTGTCGAGATGAAGGGGTGCTGAAGGCATGGGCGACATCCGGGAAAATAAATACTGAGCCTGCCGTTCTAATCCGGTTGCCGGCCTCGGAGCAACCATCGGCGCGCTGAGAGCGAAGCGTACCGATTCACCCTTTCTCTCGCTTGAAATGCCCATTTCCGGGGTCTAAGAAGCCGCAACTTGTTTTTCCAGGAGGGTTTCATGACAGCGCGCAATCTTTTCCTGCTGCCGGGTGACGGCATCGGTCCCGAGGCCATGGGCGAGGTCCGCAAGATCATCACCTATATGAACGAGACGATGGATGCCGGTTTTGTCACCGAGGAAGGCCTTGTCGGTGGTTCTGCCTATGACGCCCATGGCGCGGCGATCTCGGAAGCCGACATGCAGAAGGCGCTTGCCGCCGATGCCGTTCTCTTCGGAGCCGTCGGCGGCCCGAAATGGGATAGCGTGCCTTACGACGTGCGCCCGGAAGCCGGCCTGCTTCGCCTGCGCAAGGACCTGCAGCTCTTCGCAAACCTGCGCCCCGCCATATGCTATCCGGCCCTCGCCTCGGCCTCGTCGCTGAAGCCGGAACTGGTCGAAGGCCTTGATATTCTGATCATCCGCGAGCTGACGGGCGGCGTCTATTTCGGCGAGCCGAAGGAGATCATCGACCTCGGCAACGGCCAGAAGCGCGGCATCGACACGCAGGTCTACGATACCTACGAGATCGAACGCATCGCCGGCGTCGCCTTCGAAATGGCCCGCACGCGCCAGAACCGCGTCTGCTCCATGGAAAAGCGCAACGTCATGAAGTCGGGCGTGCTCTGGAACCAGGTGGTGACCGAGACGCACAGGGCGAAATATTCCGACGTCCAGCTCGAACATATGCTGGCCGACGCCGGCGGCATGCAGCTCGTGCGCCAGCCCAAGCAGTTCGACGTCATTGTCACCGACAATCTCTTCGGCGACATGCTCTCCGACGTCGCCGCCATGCTGACTGGCTCCCTCGGCATGCTGCCTTCGGCCTCGCTCGGCGCGCCCGACGGCAAGACCGGCAAGCGCAAGGCGCTCTATGAGCCGGTGCACGGCTCGGCCCCCGATATTGCCGGCAAGGGCATCGCCAATCCAATCGCCATGATCGCCTCCTTCGCCATGTGCCTGCGTTACTCCTTCAACATGGTGAAGGAAGCCGACGATCTGGAAAGGGCGATTGCCAACGTGCTCGACAAGGGCATCCGCACCGGCGACATCATGGCCGACGGCTGCAGACAGGTCGGCACCGTCGAAATGGGCGATGCGATCCTTGCCGAGTTCAAGGCGCTGGCGGCCTGATATATTTCACGTGAAACAGTTTCACGCCCTTCGCATCACGTATGCGGAGGGCTTTTTCAGGTATGACAACCGCCGGTTCGGTAGAATTAGCCAAAACGGGCTATCCTTGGCCATAATCTCGTGTATTTTTGCGCCGGATTTCACGGTGCATACTTCCAGCCGGAAACGATTTTCCGGCTTATGCGCCAGTTCAAAGTGATGGAGCGCCTGTCGGACGCGCGGCGCTCGAATTCTAATTCGAACGGACGACTGAATGCGGGCATTTTGGATTTCCCTGGACAGGCGCTGGCGCCGGAGTGACGCCACGATGCCGCCTTTGCGCTGGCAGGCTTGTCTCTTCATCACGATCAACGCCGTGCTCCTTTCCATGCTGCTCTTCGACGCGCCGATCGGCGCCAGCGAGCCTCCCGCGTCGGTGAAGCAGCTGGGCGAGTTCCTGACCGGTTTCGGCGATTCCGCCTGGCTGATCTGCACCAGCATCCTGCTCTTCTTTCAGGGCAGGGCGGGCTACAAGCTCTTGAAGGCGGCGCGTTCGAAGGCACAGGCGCTTTATATCAGCTGGATCGGCGCCTATCTCTTCACCACGGTCGTCTTCTCCGGGCTTCTCGCCAATCTCCTGAAACGGGCGATTGGAAGGGCGCGTCCCGATCACTTCCACGATTACGGTATCTTTTCTTTCACGCCTTTTTCAGGCCGTGCGGCTTTCGAAAGTTTTCCCTCCGGCCATTCCACCACGGTCGGCGCCTTCTTCGCCGCCTTCGCGCTTCTGTTTCCGCGCTACCGCGTTGCCTTTATCGCCTGTGCCATCTGGTTCGGCATGACACGGGTCATGGTCGGCGCTCATTATCCGAGCGACGTCATCGCCGGTCTTGCCTTTGGCGGCTGGTTCTCCCTGCTGACCGCGATCGTCTATGCCCGTTGCGGTCTGCTCTTCAAACTGGCGCCGGATGGCTGGCCGCTCGCCAAGCGCCTGTTCCGCACTGCATAATTCCTTAAATCAGAATCGATTTAAGGATAAATGATGCAGCCATTTGAATGTTACAGCGTCCTTTGCGCGTCCAATAAGACGCGCGGCGCTGTAATAGGAAAAAGCCCGACGCCTTGTGAGCGCCGGGCGGTTTTCTGAAAGCTTGTCAGAAGCGAACGCGTCATCAATCCATTGCGTGGATGTCCCTGTTCTTCGTTTCGGGCAGGAAGATCAGGCCGATCACCAGCGTGATCGCCGCAAACACGATCGGATACCAGAGACCGTAATAGATGTCGCCCGCAGCGGCGCTCATCGCAAAGGCCGTCGCCGGCAGCAGGCCGCCAAACCAACCGTTTCCGATATGATAGGGCAGCGACATGCCGGTATAGCGGATACGGGTTGGGAAGAGCTCGACCAGAAGGGCTGCGATCGGGCCGTAGACCATCGTCACATAGAGGACGAGGACGAAGAGGATCGCAACCGTGCCGACCCAGTTGACACGGGCGGGATCGGCGGTCATGGCGAAGTTGCCGGCATTGGCGATGTTATAGACTGCCATGTCGGTGACGCCATTGGCCTCATCGGCGGTCAGCAGCTTGCCTTCCACCAGCTTAGCGACCGGCATCGTTTCTTTCTCACCCGCGCGCACGGCTTCGGCATTGAGCGCCAGTTCCGGATTGGCGGCGATGAAGGCATCTAGCTTGGAGTCCGGCACCTTGGCGGCGCCGCGCTTAAGCGGATAACCGGCATCGTGAAGCGCAATGTTCACGCCCTTTTCGAAGGCGGCGGTCATGCTCTTCGCTTTGTCGCCGGCGGCAAGGGCGTCGAAGCTCGTGACCGTCTGGTTACCGACCTTCACCGTTGCCGGCTGGCCGGCAGGACCTGGCACGACATCGTATGGCACCGAGTTTTTCGTCAGGAAGGCCGTTGCCACATCGCAGGAGCTGGTGAATTTCGCCGTGCCCGTCGGGTTGAACTGGAACCTGCAATCCGCCGGATCGGCCGTGACCGTCGCGCGGATCGAGGCTTGTGCCTCGGCAAGGGCCGGATTCGCCGTCCAGGTCATCGCCTTGAACAGCGGGTGATAGGTCACCGCGGCTATGAGAAGGCCCGCCATGATGATCGGCTTGCGGCCGATCTTGTCGGAGAGGCCACCGAAGATGACGAAGAACGGCGTTCCCAGCAACAGGGCGATCGCGACCATGATATTGGCCGATTGCAGATCCACCTTGAGTACGTTCTGCAGGAAGAACAGCGCATAGAACTGGCCGCCGTACCAGACGACCGCCTGGCCCATTGTGGCGCCGAGAAGCGCGATGATGGCGATCTTGGCGTTCTTCCATTGGCCGAAGGCTTCGCTGAGCGGCGCCTTTGAACCCTTGCCTTCCGCCTTCATGCGTTGGAACGCAGGCGATTCGTTCATCTTCAGGCGGATCCAGACGGAAATGCCGAGCAGCACGACCGAGACCAGGAACGGAATACGCCAGCCCCAGGCGGCAAATTGAACCGGACCCATCAGCGACTGAACCAGGATGATGACGATCAGCGACAGGAAGAGGCCGAGAGTCGCCGTCGTCTGAATCCATGAGGTGAAGTAGCCGCGCCGCCCGTTCGGCGCATGTTCGGCGACATAGGTTGCCGCGCCGCCATATTCACCACCGAGCGCCAGGCCCTGCAGCAGCCGAAGGCCGATCAGGATGATGGGAGCTGCGATGCCGATGCTGGCCGCACCTGGCAGGATGCCGACGAGGAAGGTTGAAAAACCCATGATCAGGATCGTCACCAGGAAGGTGTATTTACGTCCTACGAGGTCGCCGAGACGGCCGAACACCAATGCGCCGAAGGGCCGCACCAGGAAGCCGGCGGCAAAGGCGAGAAGTGTGAAGATATTGCGCGTTGCCTCGGGATATTGGGTGAAGTAGGTCGCGCCGATATAAGTGGCGAGCGAACCGTAGAGATAGAAGTCATACCATTCGAAAACAGTGCCGAGCGAAGAGGCGAAGATGACCTTCTTCTCCTCGCCGGTCATCGGGCCGGCCTTCGCGCCGTCGATGCTTGCGACATTTGCCATTGTCTGTCCTCCACAGAGTGATGAGCAACGCGCGCGACCTGCTTTCCTCAAAGCATACCCCTGGCCGCGACACGCCTGACGAGAGTGTGCCAGAAAACATGGCCCGCAAAGAGAGATGCTTTGGGATTATGACTTTAGTCTAATGGCGGCGCGCTTCGTGGTCCGCATCGGGCGGTTGTTCGACCTCCTGCGCGCAACGCGATTTTGGAGGCGGACGGGCCTCACCTGGTTTGCGAAAGCAGACCTGCTACACTCAGCGTCTGCGCCGGCGATTGCCGTGGCAAGCCGCCAACAGGCAGAAGCACGTTTTCGGGTGCTGACAAGGTGACGGTCGGTATCGCCGCAGGACGAGGCCGATATTGGTGGCGCGACATTAACCTGGTCGGGATATCTTCCGGTATGTCAAAACGCCCGGCTTGCGGCGGTTCCTTTCGCCTGCCGACTGCTCAAGCAAAAACCTTGACTCCTGTGGAAAACCTTCTAAGAGCAACAGCGGAAAAGGAATCTCCATGGTTCGCGACGAACACGCCATTGCCGCATGCGATGACCGGGCACGGGTTGCCGGGGTGGAAATTGCCGTTCCGGTTTCTTCCAAAACCAAGGCCAAAACGACGACGAAAACCGTCTGACGTCTCTGGCCTGCCGCTCTCTCCCCGGCTCGGCTGGGGACAGGAAGACGCGATCCGTCGCGCCTTTCCCCTCACCGGACAAGAGGAGAGAAGAGAAAGAGAGCTTGAGAAATGGGTTTCAAAGTAGCAGTTGCGGGAGCCACCGGAAATGTCGGCCGGGAGATGCTCAACATCCTCTCCGAACGCGGCTTCCCCGCCGATGAAGTCGTGGCGCTCGCCTCGGCGCGTTCCCAGGGCACTGAGGTGTCCTATGGCGACCGGACGCTGAAGGTCTCCAATCTGGAGAATTACGATTTCTCCGATACCGACATCTGCCTGATGTCGGCCGGCGGCGAGGTCTCCAAGAAGTTCTCCCCGAAGATCGGCCAGCAGGGCTGCGTCGTCATCGACAATTCCTCGGCCTGGCGCTATGACGCCGATGTGCCGCTGATCGTGCCGGAAGTCAACCCGGACGCCGTCACGCAGTTCACCAAGCGCAACATCATCGCCAATCCGAATTGCTCGACCGCGCAGCTGGTTGTGGCGCTGAAGCCGCTGCACGACTTCGCCAAGATCAAGCGCGTCGTCGTCTCCACCTATCAGTCGGTCTCCGGCGCCGGCAAGGACGGCATGGACGAACTCTTCAACCAGACGCGCGCCGTCTTCGTTGCCGACCCGATCGAGAACAAGAAGTTCACCAAGCGTATCGCCTTCAACGTCATCCCGCATATCGACGTCTTCATGGAGGATGGCTATACCAAGGAAGAGTGGAAGGTGCTGGCCGAGACGAAGAAGATGCTCGACCCGAAGATCAAGGTGACCTGCACGGCGGTGCGTGTGCCCGTCTTCATCGGTCATTCGGAATCGGTCAACATCGAATTCGAGAACGAGATCACCGCCGATCAGGCTCGCGATATCCTGCGCGACGCGCCGGGCTGCCTCGTCATCGACAAGCGCGAGAACGGCGGCTACATCACGCCGTATGAATCTGCCGGCGAAGACGCGACCTACATCTCGCGCATCCGCGAGGATGCAACGGTCGAAAATGGCCTGAATATGTGGGTGGTTTCCGACAACCTGCGCAAGGGCGCGGCGCTGAACGCCATCCAGATCGCCGAGCTTCTCGTCAATCGCGGCCTGGTCAAGCCGCGCAAGCAGGCAGCCTGATACCATTTGTAAACCATAATATGTTAAAGCCCTGCTCGTCGAGCGGGGCTTTTTCCGGGGCAAATACAACTGTATAAGCGCTCGCTAAAAGGTGATCGTGACAAAATCGCGAGCGGCTGGCATTCTCTTGCCCGCCTAAAAACTATGCAGATCGAGAGCGGGGTTTCTCAATGCGCATGACAAAGTTGTTTCTGGCGGCCGCTGCGGCAATGGGCGTCCTCCACGCGATACCGGCATTCGCGCAGGGTGCACAATGTGGCAATACCGGCGCCGGCTTCGAGGCTTGGGTTAGCGATTTCAAGCAGATGGCAGCCGCAAGCGGCGTCAGCCAGTCGGTTCTCAACCGCGCTTTCGCCAATGTCAGCTACAACAAGCCGACCATCGCCGCCGACCGTGGCCAGAAAAGCTTCAAGCTATCCTTCGACGCCTTCATGAAGAAGCGCGGAGGCGCCGCAATCATCTCCCGCGGCCGCAGTATGAAGGCCGCCAACCAGGCTCTGTTTGCGTCGATCGAGCGCCGTTTCGGTGTCCCGGCCGGCCCTCTGATTGCCATCTGGGGCATGGAGACCGGTTTTGGCAGCTATATGGGCAACCAGCATACGCTGTCAGCTGTTTCGACGCTGGCTTACGACTGCCGCCGTTCGGAATATTTCACCGACCAGCTCTATGCGGCGCTCCAGTTGGTCTCCGAGGGTTATCTGAGCCCGCAGGCCAGGGGCGCCGCCCATGGCGAAATCGGCCAGACGCAGTTTCTGCCGCGCAACGTCGTGCGGTTCGGCGCCGACGGCGATGGCGACGGCCGGGTCGACATGGTCGGCTCCCGCGCCGATGCACTGGCCTCGACCGCAAATTTCCTCAAGGGCCACGGCTGGCGCGCCGGCGCCGGCTATCAGCCGGGCGAGCCGAATTTCGCCGCTATCCAGGGCTGGAACGCGGCCAGCGTCTATCAGCAGGCGATCGCCTATATCGGCCAGCAGATCGACGGCGGCAGATAAGCCTTCATTGATAACGATACCCGGAAACGCCGCTGCGATATGCGGCGTTTTTCATATGCGGGAATCAAAACCGCCGACCGATCCCGCCTTGCGTCGCTCCTCCTGCGGAAGGGCCGGCACGACCGGCTCGGAAATGACACAATTGCGGCCGGAGGCCTTGGCGGCGTAAAGTGCCAGATCGGCCCGTTTGACCAGATCCTCGAAGTTCCGGTTGGCGGCGTTGTTTGCCCGGCCAGCGCATCCGAAGCTCGCCGTCACCTTGATCAATTCGCCGCTCGGCAGAGGAATTTCCGCCATCTCGATCGCCAGGCGCACGCGTTGGGCGATGACTGCTGCGTCATTGGGCGTCGAATCCGGCAGAAGCACCAGGAATTCCTCGCCGCCGTGGCGCACCAGGAGATCGAAAGAACGGAAATTCTCACGCGCCACTCTCGCAACATGTCGTAGCACGGCATCGCCGGCGTCATGGCCGTGAACATCGTTGATCTTCTTGAAATGATCGAGGTCGAAGAGCACGACGGAGATCCAACGGGACCCGTGTTCGGCTTGGGTAAGAAGCGCTGACGCAGCGACTTCGAAGCCACGCCTGTTGTAAAGACCAGTCAGAAGGTCGGTTTGGGCAGCGTTGCGCAACTCGCCCACCAACGTCTCGCGATCCCTGGTCAGTCGATCAATAAGACGCAGCCCCCTTGCCGCCAGAAGCATCACCAGGGTGGCGAGAATGAGCAGGCCGGCGCAGAGCGCCAAGATCAGCGTCAGGTGAACGTGCGCACGCGCCGAAAGGCTTTCGCCGGTCTCGTGGATATTATTGGCGGCTTCGACGATCTTGTGCTGGAGGAAGGCCAT is part of the Rhizobium bangladeshense genome and encodes:
- a CDS encoding HpcH/HpaI aldolase/citrate lyase family protein, producing the protein MNQIPPFRSLSLRRSVLSVPAINLRALEKSHSLDCDAVIFDLEDSVAPENKGQARENLRAFFAGPPLAGKERVIRINSLSSEFGAADLDLVKALLPDAVLLPKVDEPRVIAETSDLLADAQAPEELRIWAMIETPRGVLNVGAIAESGCMPGARLDCLVVGLNDLRKETDVLSQPGRSFLVPWLMQIILAAKAYGLDALDSVFNDFRDAEGFDVECGQGRAMGFSGKMLIHPSQISAANRHFGPSEEEIAEAQAIISAFADPAARGLNVINANGRMIERLHLVQAEALVHKAHLISARKPA
- a CDS encoding lytic murein transglycosylase, with the translated sequence MRMTKLFLAAAAAMGVLHAIPAFAQGAQCGNTGAGFEAWVSDFKQMAAASGVSQSVLNRAFANVSYNKPTIAADRGQKSFKLSFDAFMKKRGGAAIISRGRSMKAANQALFASIERRFGVPAGPLIAIWGMETGFGSYMGNQHTLSAVSTLAYDCRRSEYFTDQLYAALQLVSEGYLSPQARGAAHGEIGQTQFLPRNVVRFGADGDGDGRVDMVGSRADALASTANFLKGHGWRAGAGYQPGEPNFAAIQGWNAASVYQQAIAYIGQQIDGGR
- a CDS encoding MFS transporter; the protein is MANVASIDGAKAGPMTGEEKKVIFASSLGTVFEWYDFYLYGSLATYIGATYFTQYPEATRNIFTLLAFAAGFLVRPFGALVFGRLGDLVGRKYTFLVTILIMGFSTFLVGILPGAASIGIAAPIILIGLRLLQGLALGGEYGGAATYVAEHAPNGRRGYFTSWIQTTATLGLFLSLIVIILVQSLMGPVQFAAWGWRIPFLVSVVLLGISVWIRLKMNESPAFQRMKAEGKGSKAPLSEAFGQWKNAKIAIIALLGATMGQAVVWYGGQFYALFFLQNVLKVDLQSANIMVAIALLLGTPFFVIFGGLSDKIGRKPIIMAGLLIAAVTYHPLFKAMTWTANPALAEAQASIRATVTADPADCRFQFNPTGTAKFTSSCDVATAFLTKNSVPYDVVPGPAGQPATVKVGNQTVTSFDALAAGDKAKSMTAAFEKGVNIALHDAGYPLKRGAAKVPDSKLDAFIAANPELALNAEAVRAGEKETMPVAKLVEGKLLTADEANGVTDMAVYNIANAGNFAMTADPARVNWVGTVAILFVLVLYVTMVYGPIAALLVELFPTRIRYTGMSLPYHIGNGWFGGLLPATAFAMSAAAGDIYYGLWYPIVFAAITLVIGLIFLPETKNRDIHAMD
- a CDS encoding VOC family protein, with product MDTTTENKPAKLPPVKNGLLPYLTVDGAVKAAEFYKKAFGAEEAHRVPVDESGRTMHIHLYINDSSFMLADAYPEYGHPFKGHEGFAIQLVIDDIDFWWDRAVAAGAEVVMPVELMFWGDRYGQLRDPFGVLWGLNAPAE
- the lpxE gene encoding lipid A 1-phosphatase LpxE; this translates as MRAFWISLDRRWRRSDATMPPLRWQACLFITINAVLLSMLLFDAPIGASEPPASVKQLGEFLTGFGDSAWLICTSILLFFQGRAGYKLLKAARSKAQALYISWIGAYLFTTVVFSGLLANLLKRAIGRARPDHFHDYGIFSFTPFSGRAAFESFPSGHSTTVGAFFAAFALLFPRYRVAFIACAIWFGMTRVMVGAHYPSDVIAGLAFGGWFSLLTAIVYARCGLLFKLAPDGWPLAKRLFRTA
- a CDS encoding aspartate-semialdehyde dehydrogenase encodes the protein MGFKVAVAGATGNVGREMLNILSERGFPADEVVALASARSQGTEVSYGDRTLKVSNLENYDFSDTDICLMSAGGEVSKKFSPKIGQQGCVVIDNSSAWRYDADVPLIVPEVNPDAVTQFTKRNIIANPNCSTAQLVVALKPLHDFAKIKRVVVSTYQSVSGAGKDGMDELFNQTRAVFVADPIENKKFTKRIAFNVIPHIDVFMEDGYTKEEWKVLAETKKMLDPKIKVTCTAVRVPVFIGHSESVNIEFENEITADQARDILRDAPGCLVIDKRENGGYITPYESAGEDATYISRIREDATVENGLNMWVVSDNLRKGAALNAIQIAELLVNRGLVKPRKQAA
- a CDS encoding pyridoxal-phosphate dependent enzyme, translated to MPSAPLHLDTPLVRTASGYSASGKPLWLKLDALQPSGSFKLRGVGRLCQHEVEKGAREIFCASGGNAGIAAAFAGRALGVPVTIVVPETTAADVRETIAATGANVLVHGAVFDEANAYAIELARSCKASYVHPFDHPLLWDGHATLIDEVLAKGATFDCVVTSVGGGGLLAGIVEGLKRNGLTDLPVIAVETEGAASLHKSLQANERVTLPAITSIATSLGARQVAQHVFELPKQHPIESVVVSDGDAVAACLKFADAHRLLVEPACGAALAVADVHAGLLQRFDSPLIEVCGGIGVSLEKLKLWKEKFL
- the leuD gene encoding 3-isopropylmalate dehydratase small subunit; translated protein: MDKFVKLTGVAAPLPVVNIDTDMIIPKDYLKTIKRTGLGKGLFAEARYNEDGSENPDFVLNKPAYRDAKILVAGDNFGCGSSREHAPWALLDFGIRCVISTSFADIFYNNCFKNGILPIKVSQEDLDKLMDDASRGSNAILTVDLENLEITGPDGGSIKFDLDEFKRHCLLNGLDDIGLTLEKGKAIDEFEKKNAASHPWAA
- the leuB gene encoding 3-isopropylmalate dehydrogenase is translated as MTARNLFLLPGDGIGPEAMGEVRKIITYMNETMDAGFVTEEGLVGGSAYDAHGAAISEADMQKALAADAVLFGAVGGPKWDSVPYDVRPEAGLLRLRKDLQLFANLRPAICYPALASASSLKPELVEGLDILIIRELTGGVYFGEPKEIIDLGNGQKRGIDTQVYDTYEIERIAGVAFEMARTRQNRVCSMEKRNVMKSGVLWNQVVTETHRAKYSDVQLEHMLADAGGMQLVRQPKQFDVIVTDNLFGDMLSDVAAMLTGSLGMLPSASLGAPDGKTGKRKALYEPVHGSAPDIAGKGIANPIAMIASFAMCLRYSFNMVKEADDLERAIANVLDKGIRTGDIMADGCRQVGTVEMGDAILAEFKALAA